From a region of the Corallococcus macrosporus genome:
- a CDS encoding bifunctional diguanylate cyclase/phosphodiesterase, whose amino-acid sequence MSLPSPSKPAPPPPWLWNGDEPRVATVFQPIVDLLSGEVLGHEVLSRGLGPVESPNELFNRARVEGFTYELERACWTAAVRRIATLPEAQRRGPFFFNVSPDVLSDERFGGASTLELLRQHGLSPQQLVLEITERSTFEDTEQLRMLARRYAEQGFGIALDDFGAGHSGLVTLVHSAPDFIKLDQALVRDIHLHTYRQHLVKSLVAFAQRVDAVLIAEGVETWNELAVLLRLGIRHAQGYLLARPVSSPQRPGADFAERCREAIRALHHREHEDDETVGSMIIRPPCAPVTAQAVELDRLFRRTPGEDHVVLLDGEQPHAVVTRRSFYARFGGAAASTASALPEGPREALMVVEDATAITALARMAMRRPPESVYDPVVVTDEKGHFLGTVTMKQLIARASDLEQHAATGAHPLTDLPGSRMIERWIRAALQGSAFTIIYADLDHFEAYNDRYGFLQGDRVIRYTASVLSECLHLLPEGSNLGHVGGDDFVLVCPDAVAPEVLRTLCQRFDAEKVPLYGPEDLRRGGFTATDAAGNTVPVTLSLAAVDHHGLSAHPHPAELSAVAAALRKRVKAVSAQTHSSTFLFQPGAVK is encoded by the coding sequence ATGAGCCTGCCCTCCCCCAGCAAGCCTGCGCCGCCACCCCCCTGGCTGTGGAACGGAGATGAGCCGAGGGTCGCCACCGTCTTCCAGCCCATCGTCGATCTGCTCAGCGGCGAGGTGCTTGGCCACGAGGTGCTGTCGCGAGGCCTGGGCCCGGTGGAGTCCCCCAACGAGCTGTTCAACCGCGCGCGGGTGGAGGGCTTCACCTACGAGCTGGAGCGCGCGTGCTGGACCGCGGCGGTGCGGCGCATCGCCACGTTGCCGGAGGCACAGCGGCGCGGGCCCTTCTTCTTCAACGTCAGTCCGGACGTGCTGAGCGACGAGCGCTTTGGCGGCGCGTCCACGCTGGAGCTGCTGCGTCAGCACGGCCTGAGTCCCCAGCAACTGGTGCTGGAGATCACCGAGCGCAGCACCTTCGAGGACACGGAGCAGCTGCGCATGCTCGCGCGCAGGTACGCGGAGCAGGGCTTCGGCATCGCGCTGGATGACTTTGGCGCGGGGCACTCGGGGTTGGTGACGCTGGTGCACAGCGCGCCGGACTTCATCAAGCTGGACCAGGCGCTGGTGCGGGACATCCACCTGCACACGTACCGGCAGCACCTGGTGAAGTCGCTGGTCGCCTTCGCGCAGCGCGTGGACGCGGTGCTCATCGCCGAGGGTGTGGAGACCTGGAACGAGCTGGCGGTCCTGCTGCGCCTGGGCATCCGGCACGCGCAGGGCTACCTGCTGGCACGTCCCGTGAGCTCTCCGCAGCGGCCGGGCGCTGACTTCGCGGAGCGCTGCCGGGAGGCCATCCGCGCCCTGCACCACCGCGAGCACGAGGACGACGAGACGGTGGGCAGCATGATCATCCGCCCGCCGTGCGCCCCGGTGACGGCGCAGGCGGTGGAGCTGGACCGCCTCTTCCGCCGCACGCCGGGCGAGGACCACGTCGTGCTGCTGGACGGCGAACAGCCGCACGCGGTGGTGACGCGGCGGAGCTTCTACGCGCGCTTCGGAGGGGCCGCGGCCAGCACCGCGTCCGCGCTTCCGGAGGGCCCGCGCGAGGCGCTGATGGTGGTGGAGGACGCGACGGCCATCACGGCGCTGGCGCGCATGGCGATGCGCCGTCCGCCCGAGTCCGTCTACGACCCGGTGGTGGTGACGGACGAGAAGGGCCACTTCCTGGGCACGGTGACGATGAAGCAGCTCATCGCGCGGGCCTCGGACCTGGAGCAGCACGCGGCCACGGGAGCGCATCCGCTCACGGACCTGCCCGGCAGCCGGATGATCGAGCGGTGGATCCGCGCCGCGCTCCAGGGCAGTGCGTTCACGATCATCTACGCGGATCTGGATCACTTCGAGGCCTACAACGACCGCTACGGGTTCCTCCAGGGCGACCGGGTGATCCGCTACACGGCGAGCGTGCTGTCGGAGTGCCTGCACCTGCTGCCGGAAGGCTCGAACCTGGGCCACGTGGGTGGCGACGACTTCGTACTCGTGTGCCCGGACGCGGTGGCGCCGGAGGTGTTGCGCACGCTCTGCCAGCGCTTCGACGCGGAGAAGGTCCCGCTCTACGGCCCGGAGGACCTGCGGCGCGGGGGCTTCACCGCGACGGACGCGGCGGGCAACACGGTGCCGGTGACGCTGAGCCTCGCGGCGGTGGACCACCACGGGCTGTCCGCCCACCCCCACCCCGCGGAGCTGTCCGCCGTCGCCGCGGCCCTGCGCAAGCGGGTGAAGGCCGTCTCCGCGCAGACGCACAGCAGCACGTTCCTGTTCCAGCCCGGAGCGGTGAAGTAG
- a CDS encoding nuclear transport factor 2 family protein: MHNRFLALCAVFLLAACAPKRIPGTELEDTGDTRAILAVMEKYRAALEARDAKAIQALVSPKFRDDAGTPDDPADDLTAGNLQPHLQALFQKLQNPKVDFNVRRVEFREEDVALAIYYWNASWRMPGLNARPQQDSELEQMVFQKVDDEWKILSGI, encoded by the coding sequence ATGCACAACCGCTTCCTCGCCCTCTGCGCCGTCTTCCTCCTGGCCGCGTGCGCCCCGAAGCGCATCCCCGGCACGGAGCTGGAAGACACCGGTGACACCCGCGCCATCCTCGCCGTGATGGAGAAGTACCGCGCCGCCCTGGAGGCCCGCGACGCGAAGGCCATCCAGGCGCTGGTGTCCCCGAAGTTCCGCGACGACGCCGGCACCCCCGACGACCCCGCGGACGACCTCACCGCCGGCAACCTGCAGCCGCACCTCCAGGCCCTCTTCCAGAAGCTGCAGAACCCGAAGGTGGACTTCAACGTCCGCCGCGTGGAGTTCCGCGAGGAGGACGTCGCGCTCGCCATCTACTACTGGAACGCGTCCTGGCGCATGCCGGGGCTCAACGCCCGGCCCCAGCAGGACTCGGAGCTGGAGCAGATGGTGTTCCAGAAGGTCGACGACGAGTGGAAGATCCTCTCCGGCATCTAG
- a CDS encoding homoserine kinase: MAVYTTLPPEAFTRVADVYGLGAVRSITPIPQGSINTNHQLETDAGRVFVRHTTVRSSDDLRFEAALLEHLARARFPAPVLLVPPGPAPFLDLHGGRISVFRWLAGEELTRDRLTPEVLERLGAELGKLHQVTQSFGGTRANPYGPGVVRGWLDRLSQRPEPELVSAAAELEGFLSRAEAERQGLEPRGVIHADLFLDNVKWLGDRVGAFFDFEMACVEAYTLDVAITLNAWCFEGTYQPELCQALLRGYQDVRPLADVEKRALYGHALYGAVRFTTSRIRDYHLSPLGADKLAPKDFRTYLARARALDDMGPRGLRTLVDL; this comes from the coding sequence ATGGCCGTGTACACGACACTTCCCCCCGAGGCCTTCACCCGCGTGGCGGACGTCTACGGCCTGGGGGCGGTGCGCTCCATCACGCCCATCCCGCAGGGCTCCATCAACACCAACCACCAGCTGGAGACGGACGCGGGCCGCGTCTTCGTGCGCCACACGACGGTGCGCTCGTCGGACGACCTGCGCTTCGAGGCGGCCCTGCTGGAGCACCTGGCCCGCGCGCGCTTCCCCGCGCCGGTGCTGCTGGTTCCGCCGGGGCCCGCGCCGTTCCTGGACCTGCACGGCGGACGGATCAGCGTCTTCCGGTGGCTCGCCGGCGAGGAGCTCACCCGCGACCGCCTCACGCCGGAGGTGCTGGAGCGGCTCGGCGCCGAGCTGGGCAAGCTGCACCAGGTGACACAGTCCTTCGGAGGCACGCGCGCGAACCCCTACGGCCCGGGCGTGGTGAGGGGCTGGCTCGACCGCCTCTCGCAGCGGCCGGAGCCGGAGCTCGTGTCCGCGGCGGCGGAGCTGGAGGGCTTCCTCTCCCGCGCGGAGGCCGAGCGCCAGGGGCTGGAGCCCCGGGGCGTCATCCACGCGGACCTCTTCCTGGACAACGTGAAGTGGCTGGGCGACCGCGTGGGCGCCTTCTTCGACTTCGAGATGGCCTGCGTGGAGGCCTACACGCTGGACGTGGCCATCACCCTCAACGCGTGGTGCTTCGAGGGGACGTACCAGCCTGAGCTGTGTCAGGCGCTGCTGCGCGGCTACCAGGACGTGCGGCCGCTGGCGGACGTGGAGAAGCGGGCGCTGTACGGCCACGCCCTCTACGGCGCGGTGCGCTTCACCACCAGCCGCATCCGCGACTACCACCTGTCCCCGCTGGGCGCGGACAAGCTCGCGCCCAAGGACTTCCGCACCTACCTGGCCCGGGCGCGGGCCCTCGACGACATGGGCCCGCGGGGACTGCGGACGCTCGTGGACCTCTGA
- a CDS encoding cyclic nucleotide-binding domain-containing protein, translated as MNESSLRELGMDLFEERQFERALAVFAEAVRRVPADHRSRMLASRCLAELGERERAVTAYHACAEGLLRRDYLLSAMAACKLALELSPNERRLKETLFRVHSRAARSAPGRAAVPPPLPPEHLYDGKVDTDLMGLVGEELSNRAIEVLAAPDTGGNADPASRPPLPLFADLDRDAFLDLVGRMVWRTIKPEEVISREGEPDDHLHVLVAGKAEVTRRTDGEDRTLGFLGGGSIFGELALLTGAPPTATVTAVSDSEVFEIRREHLNAVAKSHPAVPQLLADFAQQRMMRNLMANSPLFQQLPESERGAFFQRFTFRALQPGEKVLVEGEYSQGLFLVLAGEMTVQKEDPAGGMVTLGVLREGDVAGEISLLTGLRATATVTVQRKTAAGWLKREAFQGLVKTFPNIRTYLEQLSDRRLKQIGEALRPLEIIDADDMMLEPETGAA; from the coding sequence ATGAACGAGTCGTCGTTGCGTGAGCTGGGCATGGACCTGTTCGAGGAGCGCCAGTTCGAGCGCGCCCTCGCCGTCTTCGCGGAGGCCGTTCGCCGCGTGCCCGCCGACCACCGCTCGCGCATGCTGGCGTCCCGGTGTCTGGCGGAGCTGGGCGAGCGCGAGCGCGCCGTCACCGCGTACCACGCGTGCGCGGAAGGGCTGCTGCGCCGCGACTACCTGCTGTCCGCCATGGCCGCGTGCAAGCTGGCCCTGGAGCTGTCGCCGAACGAGCGGCGCCTGAAGGAGACGCTCTTCCGGGTGCACTCGCGCGCCGCGCGCAGCGCCCCGGGCCGCGCCGCCGTGCCGCCGCCCCTGCCGCCGGAGCACCTGTACGACGGCAAGGTGGACACGGACCTGATGGGCCTCGTCGGCGAGGAGCTGTCCAACCGCGCCATCGAGGTGCTGGCCGCGCCGGACACCGGCGGCAACGCCGACCCGGCGAGCCGTCCGCCCCTGCCGCTGTTCGCGGACCTGGACCGGGACGCGTTCCTGGACCTGGTGGGGCGCATGGTGTGGCGCACCATCAAGCCGGAGGAGGTCATCAGCCGCGAGGGCGAGCCGGATGACCACCTGCACGTGCTCGTCGCCGGCAAGGCGGAGGTGACGCGCCGGACGGACGGCGAGGACCGCACCCTGGGCTTCCTGGGCGGCGGCTCCATCTTCGGGGAGCTGGCGCTGCTCACGGGCGCGCCGCCCACCGCGACGGTGACGGCGGTGTCGGACTCGGAGGTCTTCGAGATCCGCCGCGAGCACCTCAACGCGGTGGCGAAGAGCCACCCGGCGGTGCCGCAGTTGCTGGCGGACTTCGCCCAGCAGCGCATGATGCGCAACCTGATGGCGAACTCGCCGCTGTTCCAGCAGCTGCCGGAGTCCGAGCGGGGCGCGTTCTTCCAGCGCTTCACCTTCCGCGCGCTCCAGCCGGGGGAGAAGGTCCTGGTGGAGGGCGAGTACTCCCAGGGCCTCTTCCTGGTGCTGGCCGGCGAGATGACCGTGCAGAAGGAGGACCCGGCGGGCGGCATGGTGACGCTGGGCGTGCTGCGCGAGGGCGACGTGGCGGGGGAGATTTCACTCCTCACGGGCCTGAGGGCCACGGCCACGGTGACGGTGCAGCGCAAGACGGCGGCGGGGTGGCTCAAGCGCGAGGCCTTCCAGGGGCTGGTGAAGACCTTCCCCAACATCCGCACGTACCTGGAGCAGCTGTCCGACCGCCGCCTGAAGCAGATTGGCGAGGCGCTGCGTCCGCTGGAGATCATCGACGCGGACGACATGATGCTGGAGCCGGAGACCGGGGCCGCCTGA
- a CDS encoding TIGR02266 family protein, whose product MSEQKSGSELRTHGRAPIELKVDYKKLNSFFADYTKNISKGGTFIKTKKPLPIGTRFLFKLTVPHREAPFELLGEVVWSKADAEEPGMGIRFIYSSESQRVDFETLVERLMSDSLGSELTEKLLNKPLHPQHPS is encoded by the coding sequence ATGTCCGAACAGAAGAGCGGATCCGAACTGCGCACCCACGGTCGTGCGCCCATCGAGCTGAAGGTCGACTACAAGAAGCTCAATTCGTTCTTCGCTGACTACACGAAGAACATCAGCAAGGGCGGCACCTTCATCAAGACGAAGAAGCCGTTGCCCATCGGCACGCGCTTCCTCTTCAAGTTGACGGTGCCGCACCGCGAGGCCCCCTTCGAGCTGTTGGGCGAGGTCGTCTGGTCCAAGGCCGACGCGGAGGAGCCCGGCATGGGCATCCGCTTCATCTACAGCAGCGAGTCCCAGCGCGTGGACTTCGAGACGCTGGTGGAGCGGCTCATGTCCGACAGCCTGGGCTCCGAGCTGACCGAGAAGCTGCTCAACAAGCCCCTGCACCCCCAGCACCCGTCATGA
- a CDS encoding DUF192 domain-containing protein → MKTRTRLSFVVAALAFVGGACQEAPAAPPKPAAPAPARPKSKDVAAEDYVMPTLPRAHVRLKDAYGGVHRVEVEVAATAESRTRGLMWRKSLPAGQGMLFLFPEEEVRGFWMRNTLIPLDMLFITSEGRVVGIIENAEPRTLTNRTVGIPSQYVLEVPGGWCQKNGIVRGGTAEFEGVSTIPITP, encoded by the coding sequence ATGAAGACGCGGACGCGCCTCAGCTTCGTCGTGGCGGCGCTGGCCTTCGTGGGCGGCGCATGTCAGGAAGCGCCCGCCGCTCCTCCGAAGCCCGCCGCGCCCGCTCCGGCGCGTCCGAAGTCGAAGGACGTGGCGGCGGAGGACTACGTGATGCCGACCCTGCCGCGCGCGCACGTGCGGCTGAAGGATGCCTACGGAGGAGTGCACCGCGTGGAGGTGGAGGTCGCCGCCACGGCGGAGTCGCGCACGCGCGGGCTCATGTGGCGCAAGTCGCTGCCCGCCGGGCAGGGCATGCTCTTCCTCTTCCCGGAGGAGGAGGTGCGCGGCTTCTGGATGCGCAACACGCTCATCCCCCTGGACATGCTCTTCATCACGTCCGAGGGCCGCGTCGTGGGCATCATCGAGAACGCGGAGCCGCGCACGTTGACGAACCGCACGGTGGGCATCCCCAGCCAGTACGTGCTGGAGGTGCCGGGCGGCTGGTGCCAGAAGAACGGCATCGTCCGGGGCGGCACGGCGGAGTTCGAGGGCGTGAGCACCATCCCCATCACGCCGTGA
- a CDS encoding tetratricopeptide repeat protein has translation METSGRGDWKRREGLGSALAQVGVVAVLLAAAVAWFVHRGQVRQEVDAHLRTARSAFLKGNPSDLAMAQQNLEALFALAPDSRDARALSADLQAELWLTHHQPGADAKAREQLERAEALGSRSGERYGARALLLVGAGQTEEAQKLLEELKAQGANSPKLTLAQARVLQKQGRLSEARQAFARAAEGAWKDPRFSTAYGEALLDEGMFPQAVEAFSRATTANPDHLLARVTSALAQLYAGRAPDGVQATLDEVSTRTKDLTPALQARVEVARAEAALAKGNPDGALTHVDAALKAWPDEHYALFTRGRALAAKRAPEARQAFEAAAAKRPTAPLLTLEGARMLQAQGDGEGALAMLDAYEKTFHDVKAKTADGKEVPALDRDDRYWLARGGVMEAAGRQDDALAAYDKALSARGVGLARAQYAKGSLLLARKDFEGARTLLTAVAPDSGAGSMPEAYAALGELLFAQGEFAAGCQQHYFALVRARAQGTPVDQLATRANDIKKRLETSGQPAMAKAWLTEAGPLFQQQ, from the coding sequence ATGGAAACGTCGGGCCGCGGTGACTGGAAGCGTCGCGAGGGGCTGGGCAGCGCCCTGGCCCAGGTGGGCGTCGTCGCCGTGCTGCTGGCGGCGGCCGTCGCGTGGTTCGTCCACCGCGGACAGGTGCGCCAGGAGGTGGATGCCCACCTGCGCACGGCGCGCTCCGCGTTCCTGAAGGGCAACCCCAGCGACCTGGCCATGGCGCAGCAGAACCTGGAGGCCCTCTTCGCGCTCGCGCCGGACTCGCGTGACGCGCGGGCGCTGTCCGCGGACCTCCAGGCGGAGCTGTGGCTCACCCACCACCAGCCCGGCGCGGACGCGAAGGCGCGCGAGCAACTGGAGCGCGCGGAGGCGCTGGGCTCGCGCTCCGGTGAGCGCTACGGCGCCCGGGCCCTGCTGCTGGTGGGCGCGGGCCAGACGGAGGAGGCGCAGAAGCTGCTGGAGGAACTGAAGGCCCAGGGCGCCAACAGCCCCAAGCTGACGCTGGCGCAGGCGCGGGTGCTGCAGAAGCAGGGGCGCCTCTCGGAGGCCCGCCAGGCCTTCGCCCGCGCGGCGGAAGGCGCCTGGAAGGACCCGCGCTTCTCCACGGCCTATGGTGAAGCGCTGCTCGACGAGGGCATGTTCCCCCAGGCCGTGGAGGCCTTCTCGCGCGCCACCACCGCGAACCCGGACCACCTGCTGGCCCGGGTGACGTCCGCGCTGGCGCAGCTGTACGCGGGGCGCGCTCCGGATGGCGTGCAGGCCACGCTGGACGAGGTGAGCACCCGCACGAAGGACCTGACGCCCGCGCTCCAGGCCCGCGTGGAGGTGGCTCGGGCGGAGGCCGCGCTGGCGAAGGGCAACCCTGACGGGGCGCTCACGCACGTGGACGCGGCGCTCAAGGCCTGGCCGGACGAGCACTACGCCCTCTTCACCCGCGGCCGGGCGCTCGCGGCGAAGCGCGCTCCGGAGGCCCGGCAGGCCTTCGAGGCGGCGGCGGCGAAGCGGCCCACCGCGCCGCTGCTGACGCTGGAGGGCGCGCGGATGCTCCAGGCCCAGGGCGACGGCGAGGGCGCGCTGGCGATGCTGGACGCCTACGAGAAGACCTTCCATGACGTGAAGGCGAAGACGGCGGACGGCAAGGAGGTCCCCGCGCTGGACCGGGACGACCGGTACTGGCTCGCGCGCGGTGGCGTGATGGAGGCGGCGGGCCGCCAGGATGACGCGCTCGCGGCCTACGACAAGGCGCTCTCGGCGCGCGGCGTGGGGCTGGCCCGGGCGCAGTACGCCAAGGGGTCGCTCTTGCTCGCGCGCAAGGACTTCGAGGGCGCGCGGACGCTGCTCACCGCCGTGGCCCCGGACTCCGGCGCGGGCAGCATGCCGGAGGCGTACGCGGCGCTGGGCGAGCTGCTCTTCGCCCAGGGCGAGTTCGCCGCGGGCTGCCAGCAGCACTACTTCGCGCTGGTGCGGGCCCGCGCGCAGGGCACGCCGGTGGATCAGCTGGCCACGCGCGCCAACGACATCAAGAAGCGCCTGGAAACCAGCGGCCAGCCCGCCATGGCCAAGGCGTGGCTCACCGAGGCCGGGCCGCTCTTCCAGCAGCAGTAG